A genomic segment from Bufo bufo chromosome 8, aBufBuf1.1, whole genome shotgun sequence encodes:
- the TLR4 gene encoding toll-like receptor 4 produces the protein MDHRWILLFSLWWYVFRSGWSCCMEELPPVLLNCCKCNFSSVPMDLPKNTTRLDFSFNPLKRLHKNHFLEMSKLELLDLTRCSITLIEDHAFFGLENLHTLILTGNPIRHWPPLTFSGLASLHRLVVVETSLTSLSNLPLTQLSLLKELNVAKNFLKSLYLPTYVSSLHILDLRANQIVDVKEKDLENLQNISVSNFSLILSQNRIDHVAPGVFRFISLHMLHLKGCFSNADIMKSNFNAMSGLFATKLVVGHYRNSFREIKVLKNGHFEGLCGMNIKELTISGLHFFSTPFCECFRNLTSVRVINTDLKFLHFESAASSIQKLEIKRSLLVSMPSTAISALKQLKEIRITKNPQFSVFEDLIELPNLELLDLSRNNLYLDDCCSFISDGLPNLQHLNLSYNPQIYLRSAFLNMSHLRSLDLSHTQLSNVGSHPVFLLMDKLIYLDLSYTQCIFSIQCSFCGLYSVQLLKLSHTTFSNILASVFKNLTELRLLDMSSCGLKYIPTETFASLTLLQTLDLSKNHLLELQALVLTPLISLTILNVSSNNFQSLSEETTQFISQNLVKVDLSHNPYDCSCNQQTFLLWAYEQRSRSLKFSESLKCNTPEYLQGTQLGKVSLSCNLTNYVWFGGFVTAIVIAGSMFHCYKRKYFHLCYSLLKDKKYNNEKEYDAFVIHSSLDEEWVNKELVPKLEDGNPCFKLCLHYRDFIPGIPITTNIVNEGIRRSRKALIIVSQNFIESKWCSFEFEMVMSWQFLESQCGIIVILLEAVNMAHLKHMLGLNKYLRKNTYLKWVDGYVERKVFWRRLREALQQGEDLRKLEGVSGEIYEKQIEHNRMNQ, from the exons GAACTTCCTCCAGTTTTACTGAATTGTTGTAAATGCAATTTCTCTTCGGTGCCCATGGATTTGCCTAAAAATACTACAAGATTAGACTTTAGTTTTAACCCACTTAAGAGGCTTCACAAGAATCACTTCTTGGAAATGTCAAAGCTTGAGCTTCTAGACCTTACCAG GTGCAGTATTACTTTAATTGAAGATCATGCTTTCTTTGGTCTTGAGAATTTGCATACTCTAATCCTCACTGGAAATCCAATAAGGCATTGGCCTCCACTGActttttcaggccttgcttccTTACATCGACTTGTTGTAGTGGAAACATCTCTTACTTCACTATCAAACCTCCCTTTGACACAACTGAGCCTGCTAAAGGAACTTAATGTTGCCAAGAATTTTCTGAAAAGTTTGTACCTACCCACCTATGTATCTTCCCTGCACATTCTGGACCTCCGTGCAAACCAGATTGTTGATGTAAAAGAAAAGGACCTGGAGAACCTACAGAATATAAGTGTTTCCAATTTTTCTCTCATATTGTCTCAGAATCGTATAGACCATGTTGCTCCTGGTGTCTTCAGATTTATTTCATTACATATGTTACATTTAAAAGGCTGTTTTTCTAATGCAGATATTATGAAAAGTAACTTTAATGCCATGTCTGGTCTTTTTGCAACAAAGCTAGTCGTTGGTCATTATAGAAACTCTTTCAGGGAGATCAAAGTGTTGAAAAATGGACATTTTGAAGGACTATGTGGAATGAATATCAAAGAGCTGACAATTAGCGGTTTGCACTTTTTCAGTACTCCCTTTTGTGAATGCTTTAGAAACCTCACATCTGTTCGTGTGATAAATACTGATTTAAAGTTTTTGCACTTTGAATCAGCAGCCTCCAGCATTCAAAAACTTGAAATAAAAAGAAGTCTGCTCGTCAGTATGCCTTCTACAGCTATCTCAGCACTCAAGCAACTTAAAGAGATTCGGATAACAAAAAACCCACAATTTTCTGTCTTTGAAGACCTTATAGAACTACCTAACCTTGAATTATTGGATCTGAGCAGGAATAATTTATACCTTGACGATTGTTGTTCTTTCATCTCTGATGGACTACCTAATCTTCAACACCTAAACCTTAGCTACAATCCTCAAATATACTTAAGAAGTGCTTTCTTAAATATGTCTCATCTTCGCTCACTAGATCTCAGTCACACACAACTTAGCAATGTAGGTTCACATCCAGTTTTTTTGCTTATGGATAAACTTATTTATCTTGATCTGTCATACACGCAATGTATTTTTTCTATTCAGTGTTCTTTTTGTGGTCTCTACAGTGTGCAATTGCTAAAATTATCTCATACTACCTTTTCTAATATACTGGCTTCTGTATTTAAAAACTTGACTGAGCTCCGCTTACTGGACATGTCATCTTGTGGACTAAAGTATATTCCTACTGAAACCTTTGCCAGTCTTACATTATTGCAAACATTAGACCTCAGTAAGAACCATTTGCTTGAACTACAGGCATTAGTACTTACTCCATTAATATCTCTCACAATTTTAAATGTGAGTTCCAACAACTTCCAGAGTTTGTCTGAGGAAACCACTCAGTTTATATCCCAAAATTTAGTAAAAGTGGACCTGTCACATAATCCATATGACTGTTCTTGCAACCAGCAAACATTTCTGCTGTGGGCCTATGAGCAGCGAAGCCGAAGTCTAAAGTTTAGTGAAAGTCTGAAATGTAATACACCAGAATACCTCCAGGGTACACAACTTGGTAAAGTGAGCTTGAGTTGTAATTTGACCAATTATGTATGGTTTGGCGGGTTCGTAACGGCAATAGTGATTGCTGGGAGTATGTTTCATTGTTATAAACGAAAATATTTTCATCTTTGCTATTCATTgctaaaagataaaaaatataataacgaAAAAGAATATGATGCATTTGTCatccattccagcttagatgAAGAATGGGTAAACAAGGAATTAGTTCCCAAATTGGAAGATGGTAACCCCTGCTTTAAACTATGCTTACATTACAGAGACTTTATACCAGGCATTCCCATCACTACCAACATTGTAAATGAAGGTATTCGTAGAAGCCGAAAAGCTTTAATTATAGTGTCTCAAAACTTTATTGAGAGCAAGTGGTGTAGCTTTGAATTTGAGATGGTCATGTCCTGGCAGTTCCTGGAAAGTCAATGTGGAATCATTGTTATCCTACTGGAAGCAGTTAATATGGCTCATCTTAAACATATGCTTGGACTAAACAAATATCTACGCAAGAACACTTACCTTAAGTGGGtagatggatatgtagagagaaaagTTTTTTGGAGGCGTTTGAGAGAAGCATTACAGCAAGGAGAGGACTTAAGAAAGCTAGAAGGTGTCAGTGGAGAAATCTATGAGAAACAGATTGAGCATAACAGAATGAACCAATGA